Part of the Rhinolophus sinicus isolate RSC01 linkage group LG14, ASM3656204v1, whole genome shotgun sequence genome is shown below.
GCCCTGTTCAAGGCCATGAGCCACATGCTGTGCATTGGCTACGGGCAGCAGGCGCCCGTGGGCATGCCCGACGTCTGGCTCACCATGCTCAGCATGATTGTGGGCGCCACCTGCTACGCCATGTTCATCGGCCACGCCACCGCCCTCATCCAGTCCCTGGACTCCTCCCGGCGCCAGTACCAGGAGAAGGTgagcaggggcaggaggaggaaggggtgggCACGGAGGGCTGCTGGGGCGGGCGGCTCCCCCGGAGGCCCCTTCTGACGCGCGCCCATGTTGGGTCTCTGTCCTTCCTTGCCCCTGTGCACCTTTTCCTTGTTTGGACCTGTGCCCCTGTCCTGGGACACGGCCCTCTGGGCTTTCCTGTGCCTGTGCCTTGTGTCCTCCTTGTCCCTCCCTTATCCTTATGCCCTGCTGTGGCCCCGTGTGTCCCCTTGTCTCCCTCCCCCGTCTGGGTCTGGCCCATGTCTGTGACCTTCCTCCGTACACACCCACCTCCGCTGCTGCCGGCGGCCATGGCTGGGCTGGCCCTCCCTCCAGTACAAGCAGGTGGAGCAGTACATGTCCTTCCACAAGCTGCCGGCCGACACCCGGCAGCGCATCCACGAGTACTACGAGCACCGCTACCAGGGCAAGATGTTCGACGAGGACAGCATCCTGGGCGAGCTGAGCGAGCCGCTGCGGGAGGTGGGCTGGGGGGGCCCTGGGCTTCCTGGCCGCCATCGGGGGAGGGGCCCCATGGGAGGCCAGGCCTTTGGGGGCCTTTTACGGGCTAGGGTCTTTCTTGAAGGGCTTTTGGGCATGAAATATAcatggggaggggctgcagggatCTCTGTTTTGGGGGATGGCCCTTCGAGGGCGCATGGAGAGCCCTGAAGGCAGGAGCTGGGGGACGGTCCCAGGGCCACTGAAGCAGCCCCATCCTTGCGGATCATGACCCCAGGGGTGGGGCCTCTGGAGACAGATGAGCTCAATGGGGGGGGTCCCTTGGagcagggggcacagcctgcCTGAcaggcccctcccctgcccaggagATCATTAACTTCACCTGCCGCGGCCTGGTGGCCCACATGCCGCTGTTCGCCCACGCCGACCCCAGCTTCGTGACGGCCGTGCTCACCAAGCTGCGCTTTGAGGTCTTCCAGCCGGGGGACCTCGTGGTGCGTGAGGGCTCCGTGGGCAGGAAGATGTACTTCATCCAGCATGGGCTGCTCAGTGTGCTGGCACGCGGCGCCCGGGACACCCGCCTCACTGACGGATCCTACTTCGGGGGTCAGCGGGCctcagggagggtggggggatgagCAGAGGACGAAGGGCAGCTGCTCCTCTGGATCAGGGGAGAATCACAGAGTTCCAGCCTCTGCCCGGCTCATCATCAGGGTCCCTGGGCCTGGAGCTCGGTATTTTTAAGATGCTTCTTAAGAGATTCCAACGCACACAGGCAGGTTGTCCATTCTGGGCCACTGAGCCTCTTAGAACCCACTCGCGGTGACGCGCCTGAGAtgagggacagaggaaagaagcaGAAGCGTGAGCCTGGTGGCTCCCCGGTGGTGTGACTCAGGGACCCAGCCCGTGGCAGTGGGGCAGTTCTGCAGCTGCTGTACTAAGTGACTTGAGCCTCACGTAATCTGTCCCTAAGCCACCCACCACCCTCTGGAGTCCCTGTGGTATTGCCCTTTGCCCTTTGGCACTGCTTTTCTCCTCCTGGGTTGGCCTTGGTGTTCATTCAAAGGAGCGGGAGGGGAGGGGTACACAGAGGGCGCTGCCCCAGGCCTACCCCTTGGGATAGAGCAGTGCGGTGGGAATCAAAGTGGCGTGGGATTAACTAGGACTCCAGGGACCAGCAAGACTGAGCTGTTTGTCGGCTTTAAGTTGGAGTGAGCAGAGCAGTTAGGGACCCTGCGTGGGTCACCCTTTGCTTCTCCCATCTGGGGAGGAGCCCGGGGAAGCTGGGTCAGTGGCTGCAGGCCCCGTGAGAGGGGGTTCTGGGGACAGTGGTTCTGAAGGCCTCCCTCCAATTCCGGCAGAGATCTGCCTGCTGACGCGGGGCCGGCGCACAGCCAGCGTGCGGGCTGACACCTACTGCCGCCTCTACTCACTCAGCGTGGACCATTTCAACGCTGTGCTGGAGGAGTACCCCATGATGCGCCGGGCCTTTGAGACGGTGGCCATGGACCGGCTGCACCGCATAGGTGAGGCCCGCCGCCTGCCCCGCCTGCCCCGCCTGCCCCGCCGGGCCCTCAGCCACGGGCATGGCAAGAAGCCCCAGCGCCCCAGGGCCCAGGCGCAGTGCTTGTGTCACACCCCGGCCCACCCAGCCCCGCACATGCCCCCAGGAGGCCTTTCACCAGCCGCTCACCGTCCTTGTCTCAGCGTCTCCTAGTCCTGGACACTGCCCCAAGCCCTCCTTCCCCAAGTCCCTGACACTCACCCTCTCTGACACATACTCTCAGGCCCTGACCCTCTTCCTCcaaccccacctcccaccccgcCGCCATCCCTTGGCCCTCACATTTTTTGATATGTTTTCTTGGTTTCCTTCCCGGGACAACCTCCAGGCAAGAAGAGCTCCATGCTGCAGCGGAAGCGCTCTGAGCCGAGTCCGGGCAGCGGCGGGGGCACCGTGGAGCAGCACTTGGTACAGCACGACAGGGACATGGCTCGGGGCGTGCGGGGCCTGGCCCCAGGCACAGGAGCCCGGCTCAGCGGCAAGCCGGTGCTGTGGGAGCCACTGGTGCACGCGCCCCTGCAGGCAGCAGCCATGACCTCCAGTGTGGCCATTGCGCTGACCCACCAGCggggcccccagcccctctcccctgaCTCTCCAGCCACCTTCCTTGCTCGCTCCGCTCGACGCTCCGCAGGCTCCCCAGCCTCCCCACTGGTGCCTGTCCGAGCTGGCCCTCTGCTGGCCCAGGGGCCATGGGCATCCACCTCCCGCCTGCCTGCCCCCCCTGCCCGAACCCTCCACGCCAGCCTGTCCAGGGCTGGGCGCTCCCAGGTGTCCCTGCTGGGCCCCCCCCCAGGAGGAGGAGGCCGGCGACTAGGACCTCGGGGCCGCCCACTGTCCGCGTCCCAACCCTCTCTGCCCCAGCGGGCAGCAGGTGATGGCTCTCCTGGACGGAAGGGGTCGGGAAGTGAACGCCTGCCCCCCTCAGGGCTCCTGGTCAAGCCTCCAGGGACGGCCCAGTCCCCCAGGCCACCAGCGCCTGAGCCAACCACCCCCCGGGGCCCCCAGCTCTCTGCCAACATGTGAAACCCTTAGGCAAGCTCTCGGGTGCAGTAATGTGTGCCCAAGGGCAGACGCCTCTTGGGGCAGGCCTGAAGCACTGCCCTATGGGAGCATCTCCCTGCACTGCCAAGAAGAGGGTCCTGCCCTCAGCTCAGGCACCCCACAGCCTCCTGacccattcacccatccatccaagcTACCACGTCACCGTGCAAGGCACTGCCAGGCACCGCACATCCCCACTGCCAAGTCGGAGTGACTAGGCCCTTGGACGAAGGTCTTCCCTGGCCATGGTCCTGCCAGGTGCAGGCCCGGGCCCATAATCCCACCTTACTAAGCACAAGTACTTGCCACTGCCATCACTGCCAAGTAACTAGATGTCTGTTTCCCGTGACCCTACAGGTTCTGCCTGGCATGGTTACCTTCCTGTCCCCCTAGCATAGCCGGGCACTGCCAATGACCTCGTGCCCCTATTGCTGTGAACAGATGTCGTGGGTCCTCAATGTGGGCACCCACCTTCACTGCCACGTGTGGGCTCTCCCTGTCTATACCCCCGTCCCCCGAGTGGGAACACACGACTCCTGACAAGTTCCCTGTGCTGTCTGTCTCTGTGGCAGAACTGTCTCTCTGTAAACTGGGAGCCACCTCCTCCATGGGTCCCTGCCCACTGGTGTCCCCCTTGAAGCTAAGGGATGATTGGCACCTCCTTATTTAGTGTGCCAGCTTAGATCCCCCCAAGTTGGGGGCAAGTGGCTGAATCCTtacatggcattttttttcttcctcccttcctgatttatttattcatatttattcaatcatttaataACTGTACTTATTCATTTGCTAGTTTTGTTACCAATTCACTTTATTCACCCATCCCTTTATCCATTCCTCTCCCAGTAGGGagacaggaaggggcagggctcCCCCATACCAGCTACTGTGGTCCTTGCTCAACTCCACTGGCAGCAGTGGGGCCCTCTCCCTATCTAGGTAGCGACAGGAAGGGCCACCGGAGCGGGAAGGGCTCTTCTTTCTTTTAGGGGTTTTTTCCTACTGAGTTTGCTGTAGGTGCAGGAGTAGGGGGAGGGCCCCTAGTGTCTGAGCCTGGGGAAGGCTAGGCTAGCCAGCACCTCTGCCTTCTCAGGGACAAGAGAAACCCCTTACCCCACCCCTGTCTCCATGTCTACTCTGCAGCATCCAAGAATGTGGGGCCAGGACCCTTTTCTCCTGGGTGGGGAGTTCTGGGGTTCTGGGAGTGTGGGAGAAGTTTAATCATTACTTCCAAACAGctggtttaaaaagaaagtagAGACACTCGTTTTGGCTCCTGGTTTGTGTGTGGGAACAAAGTGGGCAGGAAGGAATTTTTGGGCGCAGGAGACAGCAGGGCATCTCACCCAGCAAGGCATGAGGTGGCCCCGAGAGCGGCCAGGGAGGGGTCATGACGACAGCGGTAAGATGAGCGCGCCAGGCTGTCAGTGCTCCCAGCACCCACCTCCTCTGGCTTCCCCAGAAGGTGGTGCTTTGATGTCACTTTGTTACAATGAAGGAAGAGGTGGCACTCCTCAGGAGATGGCTGGATTACCATGAGGGCCACATATGAGAATGTCAGACTCATGGATGTGAACTATTTCTAAAATGGTGATTTTGTAGATACTGCACATGAGTCCCCCACCCCCGGTGTGGGAAGCCTGGGGACCTAGCACTAACCCGTAAGCTGGGATTCAAGGCTCGCAGCATGTTAGGGTCAGCTGAGAGCACCGGGCACAGGTGTTGCATGACTGGTACTGCGGGGTGGCCAGTGCTTAACTAATGCACAGCCTGTCGGGGCCTGCCTGACATGGAGAGGGGAAGGGGCCCTGGAACGGGGCAGGCGGCAGATGTGGCCTCGGGCAGGTAGCACTGGGAGTACAGAAGACAGACAGAGGACATGGGGTGGAGGGACccgggaggagggagggggtccAGAGCCGGCTGGGTCAGAGGGAGAGGGGCCTCTCAGGATATGCTTAGCACCCGCATGATGTTGGTATAGCCAGAACCAGGTCGCCAGCCTGTCACCACAATCACCAGGTCCCCAACACGGAGGAAGCCACGGAGCTTTcctgggggaaggaaagaaggcgCAATCAGCTGCTGAGGGACCCGAGCCAGCCCTGTGATGAGACCCAGCCACCACCGTCTACCTCCTCAACGCCACCCTGTAGGGAACGAGGGGCCTGAGGCATGCTGCGCGGTGCCTGCCACAGGTGGCACCACGGGGAgtctgaccactgcagtgtattAGAGCTGCAGGTGTGTCGGTGGGTGGCATGGGCTGTGTTGCTAAGCAGCAAGTCTGTCCACCTGGGTTGCTATGCCGATAGGAAGAGGTGAGGTATGCTCAGAGCCAGTTGTAAACTAGATTGATGTTTCAGCTGCTCTAAGGGGACTGGGTCCCGGGTCCCCTTTCCCCTTTCGCCTCCTGCGCCTTATGTCACGCCAGGCTCTAGCCACCTGGTGCAGGCAGCAGCTGGGCTGACTTCTTAGGGACGGCCCTggcctctctctctgccctcctccctcagcACGTCCCATGGAGGCCAAAACATCTCTGAGTCTTAGTGAGCCCCACAGAGAAAATCTGGGACCAGAGGAGAGAGGCAAGGCCCTTCGGGTGGGTGTGAGCAGTGGGTTGGGGGGCTCGTGATCCTAatccgggggtggggtggggaggacttCTGGGCGGCTCACCGCTTTCAATGCCGAACTGGACCCGGCGATCCACGTCGTCTGCCCAGACGGCCTCTGGAGGCTCACGGTAGAGCAAGGGGAAGACTCCTCGGCATAGGTGGGCCTGGCGGGCAGCCTGGGCAGAGCGGGTGACAGCAATGACCACTGCCCGGGGTCGGTACCGACACAGGAGCTGGGCTGAGCTGAGGGAGGTGGAGAAGGTCAGCCTGGAACCGTGAAAGAGCGCTGACCCAGGAAACCAGAGCTAGGTTCTGGTTCCAGGCGTCACCAACAAGCATCATttttctctgggccttggttttcctcacctataaagtggGTATAAGAATGCCTGCTTTTCTCACCACACAAGGAAGATAGGAGATAATAACTCATATATCAAATGAGATAGGAAGGAAAAACCTCCTTGAGAAACAAAACCGCTCTGAGAAGGTGCCATTATACGGTACTTCACTTACAAATGTCTGCTTCTCACAACCCTGTGAGGAAACGGAGGAAGCTTTAGAGCCTGGGTGACACCCAGGGTGTCATTTCAGAGCAAATATTTGAACTCAGACCTTCTGGGCCCATCC
Proteins encoded:
- the HCN3 gene encoding potassium/sodium hyperpolarization-activated cyclic nucleotide-gated channel 3 — its product is MEAEPRPTTGAGDRATPGLEAVPPVAPAPTTATSGPIPGSGSGLESKRRQLGTLLQPTVNKFCLRVFGSHRAVEIEQERVKSAGAWIIHPYSDFRFYWDLIMLLLMVGNLIVLPVGITFFKEENSPPWIVFNVLSDTFFLLDLVLNFRTGIVVEEGAEILLAPQAIRTRYLRTWFLVDLISSIPVDYIFLVVELEPRLDAEVYKTARALRIVRFTKILSLLRLLRLSRLIRYIHQWEEIFHMTYDLASAVIRIFNLIGMMLLLCHWDGCLQFLVPMLQDFPPDCWVSINHMANHSWGRQYSHALFKAMSHMLCIGYGQQAPVGMPDVWLTMLSMIVGATCYAMFIGHATALIQSLDSSRRQYQEKYKQVEQYMSFHKLPADTRQRIHEYYEHRYQGKMFDEDSILGELSEPLREEIINFTCRGLVAHMPLFAHADPSFVTAVLTKLRFEVFQPGDLVVREGSVGRKMYFIQHGLLSVLARGARDTRLTDGSYFGEICLLTRGRRTASVRADTYCRLYSLSVDHFNAVLEEYPMMRRAFETVAMDRLHRIGKKSSMLQRKRSEPSPGSGGGTVEQHLVQHDRDMARGVRGLAPGTGARLSGKPVLWEPLVHAPLQAAAMTSSVAIALTHQRGPQPLSPDSPATFLARSARRSAGSPASPLVPVRAGPLLAQGPWASTSRLPAPPARTLHASLSRAGRSQVSLLGPPPGGGGRRLGPRGRPLSASQPSLPQRAAGDGSPGRKGSGSERLPPSGLLVKPPGTAQSPRPPAPEPTTPRGPQLSANM